The proteins below come from a single Elgaria multicarinata webbii isolate HBS135686 ecotype San Diego chromosome 11, rElgMul1.1.pri, whole genome shotgun sequence genomic window:
- the KCTD13 gene encoding BTB/POZ domain-containing adapter for CUL3-mediated RhoA degradation protein 1, translating to MSAEATADQVPPLENCAPLVLTQQRRDGGAVAGVTFDLKPLNPSSKYVKLNVGGSLHYTTVQTLTKQDTMLKAMFSGRMEVLTDSEGWILIDRSGRHFGTILNYLRDGSVSLPESQRELEEVLCEARYYLIQGLVEDCQLALQQKSEAFDPLCHIPMVTSPKEEQQIISSCSKPVVKLLHNRSNNKYSYTSNSDDNLLKNIELFDKLALRFNGRVLFIKDVLGDEICCWSFYGQGRKIAEVCCTSIVYATEKKQTKVEFPEARIFEETLNILIYETPRVPDKALLEATGGVAGGGGGPLRTGDDEDGREHRVRRIHVRRHIMHDERPHGHQAVFKD from the exons ATGTCAGCTGAGGCAACGGCTGATCAGGTCCCACCCCTGGAGAACTGTGCTCCCCTGGTCCTAACCCAGCAGCGACGGGATGGCGGAGCAGTAGCCGGTGTGACTTTTGATCTCAAACCCCTCAACCCCAGCAGCAAGTATGTCAAGCTGAACGTGGGAGGGTCCCTGCACTACACGACCGTGCAAACCCTTACCAAGCAAGACACCATGCTCAAGGCCATGTTCAGTGGTAGGATGGAGGTGCTCACGGATAGTGAAG GTTGGATCTTGATTGACCGGAGTGGGCGCCATTTTGGAACCATCCTGAACTACTTGCGAGATGGCTCCGTTTCCCTCCCTGAATCCCAGCGGGAGCTGGAAGAAGTGCTGTGTGAGGCCCGGTATTACCTGATCCAAGGCTTGGTTGAGGACTGTCAGCTCGCCCTACAG CAAAAAAGTGAAGCCTTTGACCCCCTCTGCCACATCCCAATGGTGACATCTCccaaggaggagcagcagatcaTCTCAAGCTGCTCCAAG CCTGTGGTGAAATTACTGCATAACAGAAGTAATAACAAGTATTCATATACAAG TAACTCTGACGACAACTTACTGAAGAATATTGAACTGTTTGACAAACTAGCTTTGCGCTTCAATGGACGGGTGCTCTTCATCAAAGACGTCCTTGGGGATGAGATCTGTTGCTGGTCGTTTTATGGGCAGGGCCGCAAGATCGCCGAAGTCTGCTGCACCTCCATTGTGTATGCCACCGAGAAGAAGCAGACCAAG GTGGAGTTCCCGGAGGCACGGATTTTTGAGGAAACCCTGAACATTCTGATCTACGAGACGCCCCGCGTGCCAGACAAGGCCCTCCTGGAGGCCACCGGTGGGGTTGCAGGTGGGGGCGGAGGCCCCCTCCGCACCGGTGACGACGAAGACGGGCGGGAGCACCGTGTCCGGCGTATTCATGTCCGCCGACACATCATGCACGACGAACGTCCCCACGGCCACCAGGCGGTTTTCAAAGACTGA